A stretch of the Haloarcula ordinaria genome encodes the following:
- a CDS encoding DMT family transporter, translating into MDRERLLATAPLLAAILWGGMYVVSKWGFSEIPPLTLAFLRIVLGAAVLYLVVRLTTPNRSFARREWRRFAALAVWLTAALSTQFVGTDLTNASQGSLLTILTPVFMVALGVSALGERLTGGKVAGIGLASVGTLVVLLGQYDVRALTGGNGLGAALLLFSAFSFAAFSVFAKPLIERYSALETATYATVLSVPLFGALVPVELYLRPDALASVSMTLPVVGAVLYLGLLSTAAAWYCWYKGMEYADASTVAVYFFAQPVVGIVLGAALLGESAGPSVVGGGALLVLGVFLVNRAG; encoded by the coding sequence ATGGACCGTGAGCGTCTCCTCGCCACCGCGCCGCTCCTCGCCGCGATTCTGTGGGGCGGCATGTACGTCGTCAGCAAGTGGGGGTTCAGCGAGATACCGCCGCTCACCCTGGCCTTCCTCCGTATCGTCCTCGGTGCTGCCGTCCTCTACCTTGTCGTTCGACTGACGACGCCGAACCGGTCGTTCGCCCGTCGGGAGTGGCGGCGCTTCGCCGCGCTCGCGGTCTGGCTCACGGCGGCGCTCTCGACGCAGTTCGTCGGCACCGACCTGACGAACGCGAGCCAGGGGTCGTTGCTCACTATCCTGACGCCCGTGTTCATGGTCGCGCTCGGGGTGAGCGCGCTCGGCGAGCGCCTCACGGGCGGGAAAGTGGCCGGTATCGGTCTCGCGTCGGTCGGCACGCTCGTCGTGCTCCTCGGCCAGTACGACGTCCGTGCGCTGACGGGCGGGAACGGGCTCGGCGCCGCCCTCCTGTTGTTCTCGGCGTTCAGTTTCGCCGCGTTCTCCGTGTTCGCGAAACCGCTCATCGAACGGTACTCGGCGCTCGAGACAGCCACGTACGCGACCGTCCTGTCGGTCCCGCTGTTCGGGGCGCTGGTTCCGGTCGAGCTATACCTGCGCCCGGACGCCCTCGCGTCCGTCTCGATGACGCTCCCGGTCGTCGGTGCCGTGCTGTACCTCGGCCTCCTGAGCACCGCGGCGGCGTGGTACTGCTGGTACAAGGGGATGGAGTACGCGGACGCCAGTACGGTCGCGGTGTACTTCTTCGCACAACCGGTCGTCGGCATCGTGCTCGGAGCGGCCCTCCTCGGCGAGAGCGCCGGCCCCAGCGTGGTCGGCGGCGGTGCACTGCTCGTCCTGGGCGTCTTCCTCGTGAACAGGGCGGGGTAG
- a CDS encoding phosphoribosyltransferase: protein MGELPDEFSCTITNWEYIYGLCRDVADDVKAAEFEPDVVVALARGGWFGGRCLCDFLGLDDLASLKIEHYVGTAQTGEEAEVRYPLADGAVAGKDVLIVDDIADTGKSIETAAETVRERDPSSVRTATLQLLDTSDHDPDFVGEYLEEWTWVVYPWNFVEDMGELVAGVMEKSDAAGHTEDDVRQLLREYHDVGHTELEIAQPDRLGEVLAEMERRGVVESADGGWRLVQ, encoded by the coding sequence ATGGGCGAGTTACCGGACGAGTTCTCGTGTACCATCACGAACTGGGAGTACATCTACGGCCTCTGTCGCGACGTGGCCGACGACGTCAAGGCCGCCGAGTTCGAGCCCGACGTCGTCGTCGCGCTGGCCCGCGGCGGCTGGTTCGGTGGCCGCTGCCTGTGTGACTTCCTCGGGCTCGACGACCTTGCGAGCCTGAAGATCGAACACTACGTCGGGACGGCCCAGACCGGCGAGGAGGCGGAGGTCCGCTACCCGCTGGCCGACGGTGCCGTCGCCGGCAAGGACGTGCTCATCGTCGACGACATCGCTGACACGGGCAAGTCAATCGAGACGGCCGCCGAGACGGTCCGCGAGCGCGACCCGAGCAGCGTCCGCACCGCGACCCTGCAGCTGCTGGACACCAGCGACCACGACCCGGACTTCGTCGGCGAGTACTTAGAGGAGTGGACCTGGGTCGTCTATCCGTGGAACTTCGTCGAGGACATGGGCGAACTCGTCGCCGGCGTCATGGAGAAAAGCGACGCGGCGGGCCACACCGAGGACGACGTCCGCCAGCTGCTCAGAGAGTACCACGACGTCGGACACACGGAACTGGAAATCGCACAGCCGGACCGCCTCGGCGAGGTCCTGGCCGAGATGGAGCGCCGCGGCGTCGTCGAGTCGGCCGACGGCGGTTGGCGATTGGTGCAGTAA
- a CDS encoding PhzF family phenazine biosynthesis protein, which yields METRQALLVDAFADEPMAGNPAGVVPDAEGLSDDQLQAIAGELGASETAFVLSSDDADRRLRFFTPEREVELCGHATIAAYAALFERGAFDAGESTMETERGVLDVECKLDGTVWMEQDDAEVEVVDCSLDEVAAALGVDDATLRDIGADLPLAVGDTGFPWLLVPVNYFEHLSTAEPDMAAIEALCAQVDAQGLYAFTFDTISGQSTLHGRAFAPGAGVPEDPVTGTAAGACAAHVRRQGVLDETIEQVVVEQGHFLDRPGTVTVDTDGHEVWVGGRAVTTLDGTLTVPEAEASDDIIEV from the coding sequence ATGGAGACGCGACAGGCGCTGCTCGTCGACGCCTTTGCCGACGAGCCGATGGCGGGCAACCCGGCCGGCGTGGTGCCGGACGCCGAGGGACTGAGCGACGACCAGCTGCAGGCCATCGCCGGCGAACTGGGGGCCAGCGAGACGGCCTTCGTGCTGTCGAGCGACGACGCGGACCGCCGACTCCGCTTTTTCACGCCGGAGCGAGAGGTCGAGCTCTGTGGCCACGCGACCATCGCCGCCTACGCGGCGCTGTTCGAGCGCGGCGCCTTCGACGCCGGCGAGTCCACGATGGAGACGGAACGCGGAGTGCTGGACGTGGAGTGCAAACTCGACGGGACGGTGTGGATGGAACAGGACGACGCCGAGGTCGAGGTGGTCGACTGCTCACTCGACGAGGTGGCCGCCGCGCTGGGCGTCGACGACGCGACGCTGCGCGACATCGGCGCCGACCTCCCGCTGGCCGTCGGCGACACGGGGTTCCCCTGGCTACTCGTCCCCGTCAACTACTTCGAGCACCTGAGTACCGCCGAGCCAGACATGGCCGCTATCGAGGCGCTGTGTGCACAGGTCGACGCCCAGGGGCTCTACGCGTTCACGTTCGACACAATCTCGGGCCAGTCGACCCTCCACGGGCGCGCGTTCGCGCCCGGTGCGGGCGTCCCGGAGGACCCGGTCACGGGGACGGCGGCGGGGGCCTGTGCGGCCCACGTCCGCCGGCAGGGCGTGCTCGACGAGACCATCGAACAGGTCGTCGTCGAGCAGGGCCACTTCCTCGACCGGCCGGGCACCGTCACGGTGGACACCGACGGGCACGAGGTGTGGGTCGGCGGGCGGGCCGTGACGACGCTCGACGGGACGCTGACGGTTCCCGAGGCCGAGGCGTCGGACGACATCATCGAGGTCTGA